In Penicillium oxalicum strain HP7-1 chromosome I, whole genome shotgun sequence, a single window of DNA contains:
- a CDS encoding GPN-loop GTPase 1, translated as MASPAVSVVCVGMAGSGKTTFMQRINSYLHSENTVPYVMNLDPAVHSVPFESNIDIRDSINYKEVMKQYNLGPNGGILTSLNLFATKVDQIIALLEKRTTPNPENPSAKPIEHILVDTPGQIEVFVWSASGSIFLETLASSFPTVIAYIIDTPRASSTSTFMSNMLYACSILYKTKLPMILVFNKTDVKDAEFAKEWMTDFDKFQAALRQEEEAGTFGGEGGAGGFGAGSGYMGSLLNSMSLMLEEFYRHLSVVGVSSMTGDGVDEFFEAVETKRQEFERDYKPELERKRKEREEQKSAQREMELGRLMKDMSVSGSSKNRKGPEPGPETVSEAEDEEEDEIIKRGLADGEDFSDGDYDYDYTPSAGDDAGLSDRYKEALSGSQSGPSEADNSFARYLQASSMNQ; from the exons ATGGCTTCTCCGGCGGTCTCCGTGGTCTGCGTGGGCATGGCAG GCTCTGGAAAGACAACGTTCATGCAAAGAATCAACTCTTATCTTCATTCGGAGAACACTGTTCCTTATGTGATGAACCTCGACCCCGCAGTTCACTCGGTCCCCTTTGAGAGCAACATCGATATTCGAGACTCCATCAATTACAAAGAAGTGATGAAACAGTACAATCTCGGACCGAACGGAGGCATCTTGACGTCTCTGAATTTGTTTGCGACCAAGGTGGATCAGATCATTGCTCTGCTCGAGAAGCGCACAACGCCGAACCCCGAAAACCCCTCCGCGAAGCCGATCGAACACATTCTGGTCGACACCCCTGGTCAGATTGAGGTCTTTGTCTGGAGTGCATCGGGCAGCATTTTCCTGGAAACCCTGGCCTCATCCTTTCCGACTGTGATCGCGTATATCATCGATACCCCGCGCGCGAGCTCTACCAGCACGTTCATGAGTAACATGTTATACGCATGCAGTATCCTCTACAAGACCAAGCTGCCCATGATTCTGGTGTTCAACAAGACTGATGTCAAAGACGCTGAGTTCGCGAAGGAGTGGATGACTGACTTTGACAAGTTCCAAGCGGCGTTGCGTCAAGAGGAGGAAGCGGGCACCTTTGGAGGCGAAGGCGGTGCCGGTGGATTTGGCGCTGGAAGTGGCTACATGGGCTCTTTGTTGAATAGCATGAGTCTGATGCTTGAAGAATTTTATCGACATCTGAGTGTGGTCGGTGTCAGTTCCATGACTGGCGATGGCGTGGACGAGTTTTTCGAGGCCGTTGAGACGAAACGCCAGGAATTCGAACGCGACTACAAGCCTGAACTGGagcggaagaggaaagagcGGGAAGAACAAAAATCGGCCCAGCGGGAGATGGAACTCGGTCGACTCATGAAGGATATGTCCGTCTCTGGATCATCGAAGAATCGCAAGGGCCCCGAACCTGGACCGGAAACCGTCAGCGAggcagaggatgaagaggaggatgaaatCATCAAACGGGGCTTGGCCGATGGGGAGGACTTCAGCGATGGCGATTACGACTATGACTACACGCCCAGTGCTGGTGATGATGCAGGCTTGTCAGATCGGTACAAGGAAGCTTTGTCGGGGTCGCAAAGCGGCCCTTCTGAGGCTGATAACAGCTTTGCCAGATACTTGCAGGCCAGCAGCATGAaccaatga